The Prochlorococcus sp. MIT 1300 genome has a window encoding:
- the era gene encoding GTPase Era, with amino-acid sequence MTLKEFPARSFRSGFVAFVGRPNVGKSTLVNQLVGQKVAITSPVAQTTRNRLRAILTTPDAQLVILDTPGIHKPHHLLGERLVQSARSSIGEVDVVLLMFEGFKLPGKGDEFIVRLLQNQKVPVVVALNKWDLASRANQDNIEDSYQKLLSNSDWPIYRCSATTGDGCDSLIAELVNYLPLGPQLYPSEMVCDQPERVLLADLIREQVLLHTREEIPHSVAVRIERIEEMSPGKEASSKAPSTAILATVFVERKSQKGILIGKGGAMLKTIGHGARLQMQKLIDGPVYLELFVKVVIDWRSKPSRLNELGYEGN; translated from the coding sequence ATGACTTTAAAAGAGTTTCCTGCTAGGAGTTTTCGCTCTGGGTTTGTTGCATTTGTTGGTAGACCAAATGTAGGGAAGTCGACTTTGGTTAACCAGCTAGTAGGTCAGAAGGTTGCAATCACTTCCCCAGTAGCGCAAACAACACGTAATCGGCTTAGAGCAATACTCACTACTCCAGATGCTCAACTTGTGATCTTAGATACCCCTGGCATTCATAAGCCACACCATTTGCTAGGTGAAAGACTTGTTCAGAGCGCAAGGTCTTCTATAGGAGAAGTTGATGTTGTTCTTTTAATGTTTGAGGGGTTTAAGCTGCCTGGGAAAGGTGATGAGTTCATAGTTAGGTTGCTTCAAAATCAGAAAGTTCCTGTTGTAGTTGCACTTAATAAATGGGACCTAGCATCTAGAGCAAATCAAGACAATATCGAAGACTCATATCAAAAACTTTTATCAAACTCTGATTGGCCAATATATCGTTGTAGTGCGACGACTGGTGATGGTTGTGATTCTTTAATTGCTGAATTGGTTAATTACTTACCTTTAGGCCCTCAACTTTATCCCTCAGAGATGGTTTGTGACCAGCCTGAGAGGGTATTGCTAGCGGACTTAATACGGGAGCAGGTGCTTTTGCACACACGAGAAGAAATACCTCATAGTGTTGCTGTAAGAATTGAGAGAATTGAAGAGATGTCTCCTGGGAAAGAAGCCTCTTCTAAAGCACCTTCCACGGCTATTCTGGCAACGGTTTTTGTTGAACGTAAAAGTCAAAAAGGAATTCTTATTGGTAAAGGTGGAGCAATGCTGAAGACCATTGGTCATGGAGCCAGACTGCAAATGCAAAAGTTGATTGATGGGCCTGTTTATTTAGAACTTTTTGTAAAGGTTGTAATTGATTGGAGAAGTAAACCTTCTCGGTTGAATGAGTTGGGTTATGAGGGGAATTGA
- a CDS encoding Bax inhibitor-1 family protein, whose translation MPASSNFQAAIREAQSSALVGPNVVNKALPYVGGGMVLTAGGVFGGLSLMNTNPGLFMPLFWVALIGNFILFFVAQNVAMKADNATALPLLSAYSLITGYTLSGLVFLAIRDIGIGSVGTAALATGITFAIASVVGRRMSDSVGQALSGVVGLGLIGLIVAMVVQIIGGIFAPGMFGGSTFELMIAGFGTVLFVGMSFVDFYTMPRTYRDDQYLAGALGMYLTYINLFIFILRLMIALQGGGRRD comes from the coding sequence ATGCCAGCAAGCAGCAATTTTCAAGCCGCAATCCGAGAGGCGCAGTCCAGTGCCCTTGTTGGACCAAATGTAGTTAACAAAGCATTGCCATACGTAGGTGGCGGCATGGTCCTTACCGCTGGGGGTGTTTTTGGTGGTTTGTCTTTGATGAATACCAACCCAGGTTTGTTCATGCCTCTTTTCTGGGTGGCACTTATAGGAAATTTCATTTTGTTCTTCGTGGCACAGAACGTCGCGATGAAAGCAGATAACGCAACTGCGTTGCCATTGTTGAGTGCTTATAGCTTGATAACGGGCTATACCTTGAGTGGATTGGTTTTTCTCGCAATACGAGATATAGGGATTGGTTCTGTTGGTACAGCTGCTTTGGCAACGGGGATCACATTCGCAATAGCTTCAGTAGTTGGGCGCAGGATGAGTGATTCTGTTGGTCAGGCCCTTTCAGGTGTAGTGGGATTGGGGTTGATAGGTTTAATAGTTGCAATGGTTGTCCAAATAATTGGAGGCATATTTGCTCCAGGAATGTTTGGAGGTAGCACGTTTGAATTAATGATTGCTGGTTTTGGAACGGTTCTCTTTGTCGGGATGTCATTTGTTGATTTCTATACAATGCCTCGTACTTATAGAGATGATCAATACCTGGCAGGTGCTCTAGGGATGTACCTTACATATATCAATCTATTTATATTTATCCTTAGACTTATGATCGCTCTTCAGGGTGGTGGTCGACGAGATTAA
- a CDS encoding PhoH family protein produces MSGAPPSGRFVLDLSDSNAALALAGAGNENLHRLEALTGASLVIRGLQLIIGGPPAELERAAAVVELIRPIWQQGQALSPVDLQAAILALETGRENDHAELGHQVLARSQRGHLLRPRTLRQKAYVSAMEKHDLTFALGPAGTGKTFLAAVLAVRMLSARKVERLILTRPAVEAGERLGFLPGDLQQKVDPYLRPLYDSLHTLLGPEKTSTLLEKGLIEVAPLAYMRGRTLEDSFVILDEAQNTTSAQMKMVLTRLGLRSRMVVTGDVTQVDLPHGQLSGLVEAAERLKNVEGVSVCRLTSADVVRHPLVQRVIDAYE; encoded by the coding sequence ATGAGCGGAGCACCTCCCTCTGGTCGCTTCGTTCTTGACTTGTCTGATTCAAATGCGGCACTTGCTTTAGCAGGTGCCGGGAATGAAAACTTGCATCGACTTGAAGCACTTACCGGTGCTTCCTTGGTTATTAGAGGCCTTCAATTAATTATTGGAGGGCCGCCAGCTGAGTTGGAGCGTGCAGCAGCGGTTGTTGAATTAATTAGACCTATTTGGCAACAGGGCCAGGCACTGTCTCCTGTTGATTTACAAGCCGCGATCTTGGCCTTAGAAACTGGTAGGGAGAATGACCATGCGGAATTAGGTCATCAGGTTTTGGCTCGAAGTCAAAGAGGCCACCTGCTTAGGCCTAGAACTCTGCGTCAAAAAGCTTATGTAAGTGCGATGGAAAAACATGATTTGACATTTGCCCTTGGTCCAGCTGGTACAGGCAAAACTTTTCTTGCTGCAGTTTTGGCCGTTCGCATGCTCTCTGCTCGAAAAGTTGAGCGTTTAATACTCACTCGCCCAGCAGTGGAGGCAGGGGAGAGGCTAGGGTTCCTTCCTGGTGATTTGCAGCAAAAAGTTGACCCTTACTTAAGACCTTTATATGACTCATTACATACACTTTTAGGACCAGAAAAGACCTCCACATTATTAGAGAAAGGCTTGATTGAAGTTGCGCCGCTGGCTTATATGCGGGGTAGGACCTTAGAAGATTCCTTCGTGATTCTTGACGAAGCACAGAATACGACTTCTGCCCAAATGAAAATGGTACTTACTAGACTAGGGCTACGCTCTCGGATGGTTGTTACTGGAGATGTAACTCAAGTTGACTTACCCCATGGTCAATTAAGTGGCCTGGTAGAGGCAGCTGAACGGCTTAAAAATGTTGAGGGAGTTTCGGTTTGTCGCCTTACTTCAGCAGATGTTGTACGTCATCCTCTTGTGCAACGTGTTATTGATGCTTATGAATAA
- the rpsP gene encoding 30S ribosomal protein S16 encodes MIKLRLKRFGKKREASFRLVACNSTSRRDGRPLQELGFYNPRTKETRLDTEALRSRLSQGAQPTDAVRSLLEKGGLLEKSVRPAEIVGKAKQAEARKQASKKDSEKKAQAKAKESDSNSEASEQVSEASEA; translated from the coding sequence ATGATCAAGCTCCGCCTAAAGCGGTTTGGGAAGAAGCGAGAAGCTAGTTTTCGTTTGGTTGCTTGTAACAGCACTTCTCGCAGAGATGGACGTCCATTGCAGGAATTGGGGTTTTATAACCCTCGTACAAAGGAGACAAGGTTAGATACCGAGGCTCTGAGATCCCGGCTAAGTCAAGGTGCACAGCCTACAGATGCTGTTAGATCTTTGCTTGAGAAGGGCGGCTTGCTAGAAAAAAGCGTTCGTCCCGCTGAGATAGTGGGCAAGGCAAAACAGGCTGAGGCTCGCAAACAGGCCTCTAAAAAAGATTCTGAGAAAAAGGCTCAAGCAAAAGCAAAAGAGTCAGATTCAAATTCTGAAGCCTCAGAACAAGTTTCTGAAGCTTCAGAAGCCTGA
- the ffh gene encoding signal recognition particle protein produces MFDELSARFEDAVKGLRGQAKISESNVEIALKQVRRALLEADVSLPVVKDFVEEVREKTLGEEVVRGISPDQKFIQLVHQQLVEVMGGANAPLEMTANPPTVVLMAGLQGAGKTTATAKLGLHLKDQGKRVLLVAADVYRPAAIDQLETLGSEIGLDVFSLGVDAKPEEIAAAGLFKARDERMDVVLVDTAGRLQIDAEMMEEMVRIRSAVDPEEVLLVVDSMIGQEAAELTRAFHKKVGITGAVLTKLDGDSRGGAALSIRKISGKPIKFVGTGEKVEALQPFHPERMASRILGMGDVLTLVEKAQKEVEIADVEKMQKKLQEATFDFSDFLKQMRLIKRMGSLGGLMKMIPGMNKIDDGMLKQGEEQFKRIEAMIGSMTPIERTQPELLAAHPSRRRRVALGSGYAASDVEKVLADFQKMRGFMKQMSSGGMGGLPGMGGLPGMGDLGGSIPGMGGGLPAHGRTGRGGAAAPRRQRPVKKKKGFGDL; encoded by the coding sequence ATGTTTGATGAGCTTTCAGCCCGTTTTGAGGATGCAGTCAAAGGGCTTAGGGGCCAAGCAAAGATTAGTGAGAGCAATGTAGAAATTGCTTTAAAGCAGGTGCGCAGAGCTCTTTTAGAAGCCGATGTGAGTTTACCTGTTGTTAAAGATTTTGTTGAAGAAGTACGAGAAAAAACACTTGGGGAGGAGGTGGTTCGGGGAATTAGTCCTGATCAGAAGTTTATTCAATTAGTACATCAACAGCTAGTTGAAGTAATGGGTGGAGCTAATGCTCCATTGGAAATGACAGCAAATCCACCCACTGTTGTTTTGATGGCAGGGCTTCAAGGTGCAGGGAAGACAACTGCTACTGCCAAGTTAGGACTGCATTTAAAAGATCAAGGGAAGAGAGTGTTATTGGTTGCAGCTGATGTCTACCGACCGGCAGCTATTGATCAGTTGGAAACACTTGGTTCTGAGATTGGGTTAGACGTTTTTAGTTTGGGAGTAGACGCTAAGCCAGAGGAGATAGCGGCAGCAGGACTCTTTAAAGCCAGAGACGAGAGGATGGATGTAGTTCTTGTTGATACGGCTGGTCGTCTTCAGATAGATGCCGAGATGATGGAAGAAATGGTTCGAATTAGATCGGCAGTTGACCCTGAAGAAGTTTTGCTAGTGGTTGATTCAATGATTGGTCAGGAGGCCGCTGAATTAACTAGAGCTTTTCATAAAAAGGTAGGAATTACAGGAGCAGTTTTAACCAAACTCGATGGAGATTCAAGGGGGGGAGCAGCGCTTTCTATTCGAAAAATTAGTGGCAAGCCAATCAAGTTTGTAGGTACTGGTGAAAAGGTCGAAGCTTTGCAGCCTTTTCATCCCGAAAGGATGGCAAGTCGAATTTTAGGCATGGGCGATGTCCTTACTCTTGTTGAGAAGGCACAAAAAGAAGTTGAAATAGCTGATGTAGAAAAGATGCAAAAGAAGTTGCAGGAAGCAACGTTTGATTTTTCAGATTTTTTAAAACAGATGAGATTGATTAAGCGGATGGGGTCTTTAGGAGGCTTGATGAAGATGATCCCTGGAATGAACAAGATTGATGATGGAATGCTTAAACAAGGGGAAGAACAATTTAAAAGAATCGAGGCAATGATTGGTTCAATGACTCCTATAGAGCGAACTCAGCCTGAGCTTCTCGCCGCTCATCCCTCTCGTCGTCGGAGAGTTGCTTTGGGAAGTGGATACGCTGCTTCAGACGTAGAAAAGGTTTTGGCTGATTTCCAGAAAATGCGCGGCTTTATGAAGCAGATGTCGAGTGGTGGTATGGGGGGCTTGCCAGGGATGGGAGGTTTACCTGGAATGGGAGACCTAGGTGGATCTATCCCAGGGATGGGAGGTGGTTTGCCTGCTCATGGCAGAACCGGTCGAGGAGGAGCGGCCGCCCCTAGAAGGCAGCGTCCAGTCAAGAAAAAGAAGGGTTTTGGAGACCTTTGA
- a CDS encoding IMS domain-containing protein has protein sequence MELPIDHFRLLGVSPSVDAGEVLRALQLRLDKAPEQGFTHETLSQRAELLRLSADLLSDSSLRKEYETALLKGAVGLEVPSRKEIAGLILLWEADASFEAFQLASKRLKPPQAPALGSSREADLILVSALACKEAAKQEKEERRYQSAGMLLKEGIQLLQRMGKLPEERKNLEDDLEQLLPYRILDLLSRDLGDQSSHQEGIRLLDDFVSQRGGLEGRRQKSLRSGLDQSEFEVFFQQIRKFLTVQEQADLFIAWHKEGSDEAGFLAVLALTASGFSRRKPERLNEARQFLKRINFKGLDSFPLLGCLDLLLADVELAKEKFRQSPDEKLCTWLDNYPGDDLAALCDYCRDWLKKDVLPGFRDVDSEEVDLESWFADRDVQNFVEQLERKGALGLAKAGFSFLSSLSSEQSTKDLLLSDDSEQLVEVDDEEIKEDLFNNINDDASAFAINRPFEYLHSSVLRFKDLLTPFKPLKSPFGLILVGTSLGFLAITIFFAPNIYQLVLRRNNSDLTQELTKEELGETKDDLENIDFKQDKESLEEKEVMKVKPLTSDRPDRAEILELLEVWLSSKSTFLSGSMSENLEIVARKHLVEALAKERSKDAALRQRQEIEANITSINIVSRKPRRIEVQAKVNYNDVRLDRSGNTLAQTSIKDLAVTYILGRDADVWRLHAFKN, from the coding sequence GTGGAATTGCCGATTGATCATTTCCGCTTGTTAGGAGTAAGTCCATCCGTTGACGCTGGAGAAGTCTTAAGGGCTTTGCAGTTGCGGTTGGACAAAGCTCCTGAGCAAGGGTTTACTCACGAGACTCTTTCTCAAAGAGCGGAGCTGCTGAGACTTTCTGCAGATTTGTTGAGTGATTCGTCCTTACGTAAGGAATATGAAACTGCTCTCTTGAAGGGTGCTGTTGGGCTGGAAGTCCCTTCCAGGAAAGAAATTGCTGGTTTGATTTTGCTATGGGAGGCAGATGCGTCCTTTGAGGCGTTTCAGCTCGCATCTAAGCGTCTTAAGCCTCCTCAGGCGCCTGCTTTGGGCAGTAGTAGAGAGGCGGATTTGATTCTTGTTTCAGCACTGGCTTGCAAGGAAGCGGCAAAACAAGAGAAAGAAGAGAGGCGCTATCAATCCGCTGGGATGCTTTTGAAGGAAGGTATTCAATTGCTTCAGAGGATGGGAAAGCTCCCCGAAGAGAGAAAGAATCTTGAAGATGACCTTGAGCAATTGCTTCCTTATCGAATTCTGGATCTTTTAAGTAGAGATCTAGGTGACCAGTCTTCTCATCAAGAAGGAATAAGGCTTTTAGATGATTTCGTATCACAAAGAGGGGGATTAGAAGGGCGAAGACAAAAATCTCTTAGGAGTGGACTGGACCAATCTGAATTTGAGGTCTTTTTTCAACAGATTCGAAAGTTTTTAACTGTTCAAGAACAGGCAGATCTGTTTATTGCCTGGCATAAAGAAGGTTCTGATGAGGCAGGCTTTTTAGCCGTTTTAGCTCTTACTGCATCTGGATTCTCTAGAAGGAAGCCAGAGCGGCTAAATGAAGCAAGACAGTTTCTCAAAAGAATTAATTTTAAGGGGCTTGATTCTTTCCCCTTGCTTGGCTGTCTTGACCTTTTGCTTGCTGATGTAGAACTTGCGAAAGAAAAATTTAGACAAAGTCCTGATGAAAAGCTATGTACTTGGTTGGATAACTATCCTGGTGATGACCTTGCGGCATTGTGTGATTATTGTCGCGATTGGCTAAAGAAAGATGTCTTGCCAGGTTTCCGAGATGTTGACTCAGAAGAAGTTGATCTTGAATCTTGGTTCGCTGATAGAGATGTTCAGAATTTTGTAGAGCAACTAGAAAGAAAAGGTGCATTAGGTCTTGCTAAAGCAGGCTTCTCGTTCCTTTCTTCCTTGTCTTCTGAGCAGTCAACTAAAGATTTATTGTTGAGTGATGACAGTGAACAGTTGGTTGAAGTTGATGATGAAGAAATAAAAGAAGACCTTTTCAACAATATCAATGATGATGCCAGCGCTTTTGCAATAAATAGACCCTTTGAGTATTTACATTCTTCTGTTTTGAGATTCAAGGATTTATTGACACCCTTTAAGCCTTTGAAATCTCCTTTTGGTTTGATATTGGTTGGCACTTCTCTAGGTTTTTTAGCAATAACTATATTTTTTGCTCCAAATATTTATCAATTAGTTTTGCGTAGAAACAATTCAGACTTAACTCAAGAACTTACTAAAGAGGAGTTAGGAGAGACGAAGGATGACCTTGAAAATATTGACTTTAAACAAGATAAAGAATCCCTTGAGGAAAAGGAGGTTATGAAGGTAAAACCTTTAACGTCTGATCGACCAGACAGAGCTGAGATCCTTGAATTATTGGAGGTTTGGTTATCAAGTAAATCAACTTTTCTTTCTGGATCTATGTCTGAAAATTTAGAAATAGTTGCTAGGAAGCATTTGGTCGAGGCACTGGCTAAAGAGCGTTCTAAAGATGCTGCTCTCCGGCAGCGACAGGAGATTGAAGCCAACATAACTTCAATTAATATTGTTAGTAGAAAACCTCGTCGAATTGAGGTTCAGGCAAAGGTCAATTACAATGATGTGCGATTAGATCGTTCAGGTAACACTCTCGCACAAACTTCGATTAAAGACCTTGCAGTAACTTATATTTTGGGAAGAGATGCTGATGTGTGGCGTCTACATGCTTTCAAGAATTAA
- the pdhA gene encoding pyruvate dehydrogenase (acetyl-transferring) E1 component subunit alpha produces MSKETTTTAKEPAQRAFPAEEHAERLSNLVSSQPAVIDRKTGLELFRDMTLGRRFEDKCAEMYYRGKMFGFVHLYNGQEAVSTGVIGAMKLKHDWFCSTYRDHVHALSAGVPAKEVMSELFGKETGCSKGRGGSMHLFSKEHHLLGGYAFIGEGIPVALGAAFTSRYKRDALGDEKSDSVTAAFFGDGTCNNGQFFECLNMAQLWKLPIIFVVENNKWAIGMAHDRATSDPEIWRKAGAFGMAGEEVDGMDVLAVRGAAQRAIKRAREGKGPTVLECLTYRYRGHSLADPDELRLEEEKSFWAKRDPLKKLEKDLTDQDLVEDKELRGIEKEIDAEVLDAVEFALNAPEPSPNELTRYIWAED; encoded by the coding sequence ATGAGCAAAGAAACTACAACCACAGCCAAAGAGCCCGCCCAAAGGGCATTTCCAGCGGAAGAACACGCTGAAAGGCTCTCAAATTTGGTCTCATCTCAACCAGCGGTAATAGACCGCAAAACCGGGCTGGAGCTCTTCAGGGACATGACCTTAGGCAGGCGCTTTGAGGACAAATGCGCTGAAATGTATTACCGAGGGAAGATGTTCGGATTTGTTCATTTATACAACGGCCAAGAAGCAGTTAGTACAGGTGTTATTGGAGCAATGAAACTTAAACATGACTGGTTCTGTAGTACTTATCGCGATCACGTACACGCTCTTAGTGCTGGGGTGCCAGCCAAAGAAGTAATGAGTGAACTTTTCGGCAAGGAAACTGGTTGCAGTAAGGGCAGGGGCGGCTCTATGCATCTTTTTTCAAAAGAACATCACCTTTTAGGTGGATATGCCTTTATCGGTGAAGGGATCCCAGTAGCACTTGGAGCGGCCTTCACTAGTAGATACAAACGTGACGCTCTTGGAGATGAAAAAAGTGATTCTGTAACTGCTGCCTTCTTTGGTGATGGAACCTGTAATAACGGTCAATTCTTTGAATGTCTAAACATGGCCCAACTTTGGAAATTGCCAATCATTTTTGTCGTGGAAAACAATAAGTGGGCAATCGGAATGGCTCATGACCGAGCGACAAGTGACCCAGAGATATGGAGGAAAGCCGGAGCCTTTGGCATGGCTGGAGAAGAAGTCGATGGAATGGACGTACTTGCAGTACGAGGAGCAGCGCAAAGAGCAATAAAAAGAGCACGTGAAGGCAAGGGCCCAACAGTCCTGGAATGTCTTACATATCGCTACAGAGGCCACTCACTAGCAGATCCTGACGAGTTGAGGCTAGAAGAGGAAAAATCCTTCTGGGCTAAAAGAGATCCACTAAAAAAACTTGAAAAAGATCTCACTGATCAAGATCTAGTGGAAGATAAAGAACTAAGGGGAATTGAGAAAGAAATCGATGCTGAAGTACTAGACGCAGTTGAGTTTGCATTAAATGCCCCTGAGCCAAGCCCCAACGAACTAACAAGATATATATGGGCTGAAGATTAG